The sequence CAAACAATAATGGGTTTTGGAaattttagaatatatatataaggttttttgttttgtgacaCAGTGACAACAAGATTCTGAAAATCCAAGGGTAGACACTAGAGACAGCTTGATCACAACACACAGTTGGAAATTGGAGTGAGTGGGGTGTAAACCTTTTTCCTCAGAATGCCGGCCTGGCTCACAAACTCTTTCCACCTATGTATGCCTTTTCCCAATTTTACAATTCACTCTTGCTGTAAGACCCCAAAAGCAAAATGACACATGTTGCACTAGTGTACTGTTTTTGGCAATATGTATTTCTTTGCTGCAACTCATGTTATTTGTATTCTTTTTAACCTCATTGATTAACATCTTCCAAGTAACTTTTGTGTCCAATTAAGGATAAATGGGTTTGCTCCAATTGATTTACAAGATTACATAAAACCAAGGTTCCAACTCTACCTTGATTGTGGAGTGAAATGACATTAAGAGAAATGCTAGTCACATACTATTtggtattctttttttaatatttttaatgaatgattaaagttgattaaaaattattaattttggtaGATCACACTTTTCATTTAATGTCTCTATCTCCTAATTTAGtagtgaaatttattaaaattgataattttcaataaatttcaattaatcataaagagaatatttaaaaaagaatgtcAGAAAAACGTTTTGATAGCTTTGCTCCATCAAATaggaaatattttcaaaaacccTCTCAATTGTATATTGAACAATTAAGATTTTACTAATACTtgtgttaagtttttttttcctctacattttttcaaaaacaaatttgttCTAGATATTGTGGGACACCAAAAGTAAATATTTCTCTCAGAACATATCTTAATTCCTCGTGTTATGGAAAATTGATTTCTTTATCCTAGACTCAATTCCTTTGGTAAGTGTAGTTAAGTATAatcttatttgttattaaaACTCATTATTTTCCCGAGATTTCATGATAACTCCTACAAATGATGTTAGTAATGgaggtaattatttttttattcataaataaaaaaaatttgcttTACTTTGTGacaattatttaatcaattcatttgttgataatGCAACTACAAGGCCATGTGGGCAGGGACTGGTAAAATTGATCATtccttcatattatttttttttcatctaaaatTCTCATTTTCTATCTAAATAATTTGGAATTagtgaatttaaaatataaaattattttaaaagtttagaagtgagaaatttaataaaatttgaagaatCTTTGTAGGATGTagtattaatatttgaaaagggggaattttgatattttttaggtgaaatttgatttttgatcGGTAAGTATTGAGTAAAATAAGTTCTAAAAcaatttaatcaattcattttccgaatattttgggtaaaatgagAATCTGGAAGTTTTAGCTGAGTCGGAAAAAATTCCTTGTGCATGAAGATCAAAGGACATGAACACAAACAAAATACATCACAAAAAGAAATGATGAAATATATGAATTTAACGCAAACACCTTTTACCTACATCCATCCGAACATCTAAACAATGTTGAAtatctcaaattttaatttcaaatatataataaatcacATTTATACTCTATTTAATAATGTCAAAATAACAATACACCGCTATCTTGGCAAAACTACATACAATTATAGTAACCTAAGCAAAGGATACATGCACATTGATCCGATGCAAAgtttatttgtattataatatAGTATGGTCTCATTGTGATGAACGGAAGCATGATGGATGATGCTCAAAGTGAGCTCCAAGGCTGGGAGTTATAGAGGCATTCTCCGAAGGCAAGTAAGAATTCAGCATACTGACAAATTGTAAGGAGACGAGATAATTGATACAAGAATTGCTGGCGAACATGATTGGCCTATTGTAACAAGAAACCGTGTCAGAAACAGTGTTAATAGCAAAATAGAGAACTTATaccaaaaaaacatattaacatatataatagaTCGAGAAATTGGATTCTCATGATCATGCATGTGTGTGCATGCATATTACCTGCTTTAAAAATGACATTTGTTGTGAGACACACGTCAGTTTTAATGCTTTGTCACCAGCTGCTGTTGCTTTGTCAAGGTTTTGCTGGAGTTTTTCCATGCCTTGTGCAAGAGCATCTTCTGCTTGTTGACAGGATTgtacaaaactaaaaatatcagAAAGTTGTTGCTGGGAGCATGAATGCTGAACTTGAGGCAGAATAACCTGGACCCAAAGCACACACTTAGGGAACATAATTGTGACAATAATGTTTGTATCCTAAAAAGTAAAGTTAATTAAGGAGTTTAACTAGGAAAAAATTGATGAACGAGTGACAATATAACAGTtaagaaatagagaaaatacTCTATGCATAAATGATGTAAAGAGTTTTTACATTAGCAATGCCCATGACCATAACCATTTTTTATTACAACctttataataatcattttaaaaattatatccatcataatttttaattgattattttttattctaacaatgcatagaaattgttgTATGTATAATAcgaccaaaaaatattgaaagtaaACAAAAACCATGCACATGTGAAGGTCCAAAATGgaaaagtgaaaattaacaagatgcaaatatgattaaatttatattaacttcTAAGCTTCAAGCTTATGGGTtaatttgcttaatttttttaaaaaattttgtttatataatttttttaaaaaattattgtttatataacatttaaaaaaacagataaaagttacttattaagaaaaataaaaaaaatatttattttaaataaaaacagtttAGATATATACATCACGAAATCATAAAacgttattatatttaaaaaaatacttatttaaaaaaaacaagcttAAACAAACTATGTATTTAATTCATAACTTACATAAagctttttataattattttatataaaaagtttaatttattttacatcattaattttctttatttttccttctacAAATATTTGTTAAGAAGTTTATCTAAACTAATTAACTAGGtcaatatctttttttctttttatttcccccaccaaccaattacattttatttttaagtataacAAGCATCACCTGAAGCAATTGAGAAGGGCGAAAGCCTCCAATCCACAACAAATTGCGTTCAGCTGTTGTGCACCAAATAGCAGAAACAACACTGAAGACATCTAAATTTGCAGCACTTGTTTTCATCTCGAAGAGTTCAAAATAGTGCTTCATGACTGTGTCTATGAGAAACAGTAGTTTGTCATCAAGAACTTGATCATTATGAACATTTAAAGCACTCCGTATCTCAGAAATAAGTCTCTTACGCTTTTCTGACCAACGTCCATAGTTCATCACAAATGTTGTGTTTCCTGCGGAATTCTTAACTTCAGTTGGTTTTATATGTTACACAAGAAATAAAGGAAGTAAATAATTGggagaaaaattaatataaaattgtccttattttgaaaagaaaaaatatcttgaTATATTTGATATAAACATGTCACTTCCCAAGCCATGCCatattcaactttttttattgataaatattaatttattaattttattagaaaatgtcAATTAAGGAGATTTGAATCCACCATATCTTTCTCcttccttctcccttcaccTTTTATTAATCATTGGACCAATCTTATATTTCTTATGCCATATTCAGGTTACAtaacctttttttaaataataataataataataataataataataattatcattattataataaacatccaaataataatttaacaccATCAATGAGTCATGAACACTTAATATCACATCCAACCTAACGTCTTGGCACATTAAATCTGCATCCATGATATGAAACTATAAGTGAACTATATAAACTATAAGTGAGATTAGTTTTCAATCATTTTcaagaatatattttataaaaatcgaaTTTAAGTTCTCTCCTACAAATTTAATGTGGGTTATCAACTCATTTTCACAACTCATTTTCACTCACTGGATTAAATTGCACAGGATTGTTCtagtttaattataaaatagaatccttcatatttttcttttcttttctcttctaaaTATTTTGATCAAAGAATAGAGTATTCAAGACCCCACAATAAGAATATCAATTCTGAAGATGAATTTTAAATATCTGGCAACAAAagatatcaatttattttaggtAATAATTAAGGATACCAATTTAAAAATTGAGTTGGCATGTCTAGTGGAAAAGTCCGACTAAAGTATATGTGGAGTAGCAAATAGAATTGAGGAGTgacaaaaatatctattttgcaatttcttcctaatattcctttttttttacctcAGAACCAAACAtaccttgatttttttttttatgtcaagGACAAGATTAACTTTATATTTGTTCTTACCATCAATTCTGAAGGTGTATCCCTGCACATTAACCTCATTCCTTGGTTTATTTGCTAGGAACCTGCTGCTCTGGTTTAACTGGTTAGATGAactcatgtttttctttgaactgATAACACTAACAGAATGGCAACTAGTTAGCACTCAATTTCATAATGAGTTAATGAAAATGGTATGAAGAATGAaaggtgtatatatatatcacctaaaggaaaaaagagaccACTATTCACCAAGAATGACACCTATGACAGTGCAAGGTTTTTGTCCTTATTTCTACCTAACTCAAATAAAACACCCCATCACCCACTTGTCTATAAAAGGGATACACGACATGTATTATTAACCATTTCATGTCATCATACATTTCTTAGATTTATTGAATATTTAGGAATTTCCAACCTTTAACTACTCATCTTGGTGTACTTTTGGCCTTTCAAAACATCATGGGACAAAAGTACTGATGTGGAAACTATATAGTATgtatcatgattttttatacCAATTCCATTTCAAGGAGGTAGATTCCCATTGAAACTGATGTGGCTCTATGATTctgtctctttctctccctttaatttttatattatgtagGTATCATCCAACAttgtcttgattcttgaaccaTCACTGAATCTCCTTTTTGCCATTAAATAAAACGTCTTTCATCTTATCACACGTGAGAAAACATTGCTTTTCATAGTGCGGCATCCTTCTGGAGTGACcagaagaatttaaattttcaataatataaaattagtgCTTACATGCATGTGAAGCCCCTTCTCCATGACAATTCACAAGCAATGAAGCATAATAAATTTCACAGAAAATTAAAAGTTGATTATTGCGGAGGTGAGTGACGGAAAAAATCTTGTAGCCACGCGATATCTTCTACTATAAAAGGTCAAGGAAACTTGATACAGACATTCACCTAAATGGACAAGCCATAACGTTGATGAATAAGGTCATCCCATTTCAGTAACAcactttttcacttttttaaattcttgttgAAGATCATTAATCGCCTAGTGATGGTATATATCAGAACTTATTTTAGTTATATTGTACGTCATTAGACATATGTATTATGTGTTATTGGGCCTATCAGGCCACCTGTTAATGTTGAATTATCCTGcaaatcaatttcataatattgAATTATGCACATATACCACATTCTAAAAATTCTTTAATGGATTATATTATTAAGCATCACGCATATctactttttataatataagCATTTTACCTCTCTAATCcaacaattctaaaaatttaactaaataaGTCTCATAAATTACTACACATTCTTATGTTTTATGAACATTAACTACTATACAaaactttatattaaaaattttaacatcGGTGCTTATAACTTATAAGCACCTGGTGCATACAGGTCCTAAACAAAGAAACAACTCAATAGAAAAATCTTCATAGACACAGTtcttaataagaaaaataatataagcacCTCGGAATGAGGATGGCTTAACTCTTAAGTATTAAGTAGTGAGACTGGAAAAAAAGTTTTCAAGTTGTTgggaacataagaaaaatattatctaaaaaagttttattttacaaaaataaataaaaccaggTTCTAGATCATTCATAAAGAATGCTCAGTAATAACTCTTAAGTATTAAGTAGTGAGACTGGAAAAAGAGTTTTCAAGTTGTTgggaacataagaaaaatattatctaaaaaaaatttatttgacaaaagtaaataaaatcagGTTCTAGATCATTCATAAAGAATACTCTAATAAGTAATAACAcgtgttaattattttataattaatataccaAATAAGGAACATTTTTATTGCCGATCGTGCATATCAGCATATCTCTCAAAGCCTATATAACCTAGTGTGTTGAAAATGCTATTCAGAAAATTGCATGTGACATGAATTATTCAAGTCTTTTTCTACCAAACGTATCCATATATCAATGTAACTACTGGTGGAACACGACTGAAGATTTTCTACCGAAAAGTGGGTGGAATAACTTTTTCAAACCTTTTTTTCATGGTTCCTGACTACTTACATAGTGTTGAAGAGGTAGTGCTATATACTGTGTATTAGTATTTCTAAAAACCAAATCAgttcaataatttaattatcattgaataataataataataataataataataataataataataataataataactttttaagcataaaataaaattcttaatattttataacatatatattattagcGTTCAAAGTACACAAatgttcaaattaattatattgtaatACTTAGATCTTAGTTTCAATAATatagaataatatttattaataataacaaaattatctaataataaaaaataaaataacaaatattttaggtttatttttatttttaaagaaaaaaaatgacaataacatcgtatcaaacattttttgttgactttctataatttttttttttggttgatttTGACAACTTTTTATTCCTTGACCATTTTTTCAAGGTGTTTTAGTGGTGGTTTATTTGAACCAGACACTCGATTGTTTTACTAATTTTATGGTTAGAATAGTAAATTTGATCCAATTTTTAGAACACAATTGTGTACATGAGATCAGTCTTTAGTATGTAACAATAAGAGGAATAAATGCTTACTATTAAATTCTATCACgaatgttcaaaattaaaatgcataggTCATATGAGCTTTTAGTAAAgtcacattttaaaatatagtgaGAGACTTTTtatgtaatattaaaatgaataaataatgattattaaattttatcatgaatgattaaaattaaaataaataagccaCATGAATTGTTTTGAAAAGTCGCAAGACTTTTTAACTGATTACTTAATATTAAATCTAAACCATTTATATATAGTTGCACGACTCTGATTACCTTTGCCTCTTGTATAaaaatggtttttcacttatcacacacatatttataaaagaaaaagtaccAATGAGAAAAGTATCTATTTAAAAGACCCAGACGAATTTTCCCCTCTAGTTCATAGAAATGGAAGGGAAGAAATTGCTTTTTTCTAGTTTGTATGAatcttaaataactttttataatatataaatttaaaataaataatttcatattaagaaaataataaaattatttttattattaccctttttatataatttatttaatttcacattctcttttatttatttgaatgaaaaaaattcttacgttttatttttattcattcactcaatatatatttttatttctgttttatcgattttttttctgatttcttTCCTTTCCATTTTTCAGTTATCATGGTGTATAGGGACTAAG comes from Glycine soja cultivar W05 chromosome 20, ASM419377v2, whole genome shotgun sequence and encodes:
- the LOC114402920 gene encoding transcription factor TGA4-like isoform X2, producing the protein MSSSNQLNQSSRFLANKPRNEVNVQGYTFRIDGNTTFVMNYGRWSEKRKRLISEIRSALNVHNDQVLDDKLLFLIDTVMKHYFELFEMKTSAANLDVFSVVSAIWCTTAERNLLWIGGFRPSQLLQVILPQVQHSCSQQQLSDIFSFVQSCQQAEDALAQGMEKLQQNLDKATAAGDKALKLTCVSQQMSFLKQANHVRQQFLYQLSRLLTICQYAEFLLAFGECLYNSQPWSSL
- the LOC114402920 gene encoding transcription factor TGA4-like isoform X4, with protein sequence MSSSNQLNQSSRFLANKPRNEVNVQGYTFRIDVKNSAGNTTFVMNYGRWSEKLMKHYFELFEMKTSAANLDVFSVVSAIWCTTAERNLLWIGGFRPSQLLQVILPQVQHSCSQQQLSDIFSFVQSCQQAEDALAQGMEKLQQNLDKATAAGDKALKLTCVSQQMSFLKQANHVRQQFLYQLSRLLTICQYAEFLLAFGECLYNSQPWSSL
- the LOC114402920 gene encoding transcription factor TGA4-like isoform X3, whose protein sequence is MSSSNQLNQSSRFLANKPRNEVNVQGYTFRIDVKNSAGNTTFVMNYGRWSEKHTVMKHYFELFEMKTSAANLDVFSVVSAIWCTTAERNLLWIGGFRPSQLLQVILPQVQHSCSQQQLSDIFSFVQSCQQAEDALAQGMEKLQQNLDKATAAGDKALKLTCVSQQMSFLKQANHVRQQFLYQLSRLLTICQYAEFLLAFGECLYNSQPWSSL
- the LOC114402920 gene encoding transcription factor TGA4-like isoform X1 — its product is MSSSNQLNQSSRFLANKPRNEVNVQGYTFRIDVKNSAGNTTFVMNYGRWSEKRKRLISEIRSALNVHNDQVLDDKLLFLIDTVMKHYFELFEMKTSAANLDVFSVVSAIWCTTAERNLLWIGGFRPSQLLQVILPQVQHSCSQQQLSDIFSFVQSCQQAEDALAQGMEKLQQNLDKATAAGDKALKLTCVSQQMSFLKQANHVRQQFLYQLSRLLTICQYAEFLLAFGECLYNSQPWSSL
- the LOC114402920 gene encoding transcription factor TGA4-like isoform X5; its protein translation is MSSSNQLNQSSRFLANKPRNEVNVQGYTFRIDGNTTFVMNYGRWSEKHTVMKHYFELFEMKTSAANLDVFSVVSAIWCTTAERNLLWIGGFRPSQLLQVILPQVQHSCSQQQLSDIFSFVQSCQQAEDALAQGMEKLQQNLDKATAAGDKALKLTCVSQQMSFLKQANHVRQQFLYQLSRLLTICQYAEFLLAFGECLYNSQPWSSL
- the LOC114402920 gene encoding transcription factor TGA4-like isoform X6, which translates into the protein MSSSNQLNQSSRFLANKPRNEVNVQGYTFRIDGNTTFVMNYGRWSEKLMKHYFELFEMKTSAANLDVFSVVSAIWCTTAERNLLWIGGFRPSQLLQVILPQVQHSCSQQQLSDIFSFVQSCQQAEDALAQGMEKLQQNLDKATAAGDKALKLTCVSQQMSFLKQANHVRQQFLYQLSRLLTICQYAEFLLAFGECLYNSQPWSSL